The proteins below come from a single Triticum aestivum cultivar Chinese Spring chromosome 5D, IWGSC CS RefSeq v2.1, whole genome shotgun sequence genomic window:
- the LOC123122326 gene encoding probable serine/threonine-protein kinase PBL19, with protein sequence MSCLGWLNRRKGSGSGRRGSSASAPATTMTTMTTTTTTTTTTGSAVSTSRSDDSGAGRPTSKSTGSASSQRSISSLYEERGHGQLRAFEYDDLRAATNDFGRAQKLGEGGFGGVYKGFVRPLDPRADRIAVAVKRLNTRGLQGHKQWLAEVQFLGVLEHPNLVNLLGYCAVDGERGAQRLLVYEYMPNKSLEDHLFSRIHPALSWNRRLQIILGAAEGLAYLHEGLELQVIYRDFKASNVLLDKDFQAKLSDFGLAREGPTEGNTHVSTAAVGTHGYAAPEYIEKGHLTAKSDVWGFGVVLYEILTGRRSLDRNRPQGEQKLIEWVVQFPPDSRNFRMIMDPKLRGEYSSKAAREIAKLAQSCLLKNPKERPAMSEIVEVLRRAVQTEQAYVDKAPVAGNGKRVNVAPPSRR encoded by the exons ATGAGCTGCCTGGGGTGGCTCAACAGGAGGAAGGGGTCCGGGAGCGGGAGGCGGGGCTCCTCGGCCTCGGCGCCGGCCACCACGATGACGACcatgaccaccaccaccaccaccaccaccaccaccgggtCGGCGGTGAGCACGAGCCGGTCGGACGACTCCGGGGCGGGGCGGCCCACCAGCAAGTCCACGGGCTCCGCCTCCTCGCAGCGGAGCATCTCCTCGCTCTACGAGGAGCGCGGCCACGGCCAGCTGCGCGCCTTCGAGTACGACGACCTCCGGGCCGCCACCAACGACTTCGgccgcgcgcagaagctcggcgaggGCGGCTTCGGCGGCGTCTACAAGGGCTTCGTCCGCCCGCTCGACCCCCGGGCCGACCGCATCGCCGTCGCCGTCAAGCGCCTCAACACGCGCGGCCTCCAG GGACATAAGCAGTGGCTGGCAGAAGTACAGTTCCTTGGGGTTCTTGAGCACCCAAATCTTGTAAACCTTCTCGGATATTGTGCCGTTGATGGTGAAAGGGGGGCCCAAAGATTACTGGTCTATGAGTACATGCCCAACAAGAGCCTGGAAGATCACTTGTTCAGCCGAATCCATCCTGCTCTCTCGTGGAACAGAAGGCTTCAGATTATCTTGGGTGCCGCTGAAGGATTGGCTTACCTCCATGAAGGGCTGGAACTTCAG GTGATCTACCGGGACTTCAAAGCGTCGAACGTGCTGCTGGACAAGGACTTCCAAGCGAAGCTATCAGACTTTGGGCTCGCGAGGGAGGGGCCAACAGAGGGGAACACTCATGTCTCAACTGCG GCTGTGGGGACGCACGGGTACGCGGCGCCGGAATACATCGAGAAGGGGCACCTGACGGCGAAGAGCGACGTGTGGGGCTTCGGGGTGGTGCTGTACGAGATCCTGACGGGGCGGCGGTCGCTGGACAGGAACCGGCCGCAGGGGGAGCAGAAGCTGATCGAGTGGGTGGTCCAGTTCCCGCCGGACAGCCGCAACTTCCGCATGATCATGGACCCCAAGCTCCGCGGCGAGTACTCCTCCAAGGCGGCCCGGGAGATCGCCAAGCTCGCCCAGAGCTGCCTCCTCAAGAACCCCAAGGAGCGGCCCGCCATGAGCGAGATCGTCGAGGTGCTCAGGCGAGCCGTGCAGACCGAGCAAGCCTATGTGGACAAGGCACCCGTCGCCGGCAACGGGAAGAGGGTCAACGTGGCGCCGCCGTCGAGGAGGTGA